A region of the Microcoleus sp. AS-A8 genome:
GGATACGATTCCACACCATGCAAGCGCTCAAAGGCTTGGAAAATAGTTTCTTGATGTCTTGGCTCAATCCCTATGCCATTATCTTCTAGCCATAAGCGAATGTTGGCTGAAACAGCAGTGGCGGGAGCGACCCAATCGTTGCGAATCGTGTAGCGGGAGGGAGTCCTGACATCAGGGGGTGACGTTTTGTTGTCGTCTCTGGGCTGAAGTTGAGTCGTGTTCTCGTCCTCACTCAGGCTTTGATGCCCCTGTTCCCCAAATCCTGTCTTCTCAACCCATATTCGCACCTGGGGCTGTACGTCAGGAGGCACAAACTTAATGGCATTGGTGATCAAATTCGTGACAACCTGAATGAGGGTAGCGCGATGGCCCATCACTTCAAAAGACGGTATCTCCACCCTCACCTGTGCGTGTTGGGATTGAAGTTCTGTCTGTATTTGAGTCAACGCGGTTGCTACTATGGAGCCTAAATTAACCCTTTGTAGGTTAATCTCAGCACGACTGAGGCGGCTGTACTCTAGGAGGTCTTGAAGTAGAGCACTCATCTCTTGAGCAGAGATCACAAGGCGTTGGGCGTAGAGCTGACCCTCACTATCAAACAGCTCGCCGTAGTCTTCTAACAAGACTTGAGCTAAGCCTTGTATGCCTCGCAGGGGTGCACGTAAGTCGTGGGAGGCGGAATACACAAACACCTCTAGAGCTTCATTCGCTTCCTGAAGTTCAGTCGTGCGCTCAATCACCCGTTGCTCTAACTCAGCCGCGTAGTTTTGCAGTTGTTCCCGAAGTCGGGCTTGCTGCATCGCAATGGCGAGTTGGTTGGCAACCTCCGTGACAATTTCTTGGTGTTCCCCTGTAAAAGCGGCAACCGGTCTGGCGAATACTTCAAGTTCACCGATTAAATCGCCTTCGGCAATCAGAGAAATACTCAGCCAACTGCGCTTCCCTTCAGCTAGTTGGCGCTCTAGCAGTGGTGGAGATGGAGCGAGGGTGCTGAGGTCTTCGATGTAACGAATGGATGCTTGTTCTAGCGAGACTTCAATGGGTATCAAGTCAGAGATGGGTACCGTTTCTCCCCTCAATTCTCCATTCAACTCTCTTGTTAGGAGTTCTGCTTCCTGAGTTTGAAACCGGAATAGAACCACCATGGCTTGCTCGTAGGGCACCACTGAATGCAGGCGTAACAGCGCAGCACGAGCTAGCTCTTGAGGAGACTCGGCTCTGAGAATAGCACGGTCAATTTCATGTAAGGCTTCTAACCGTTCAGCATAGCGACGTAAGACTTCTTGTGCGTGCTTGCGATCGCTAATATCGAAACGAATGGCAAGATACTGGAAGGGTTTCCCTGCATCATCCAAAAACGGAACGATCGTCGTATCCACCCAATAGTAAGAGCCATCCTTCGCTCTATTCTTGATTTCTCCATGCCATACATTCCCCCTCTTAATGGTTGACCAGAGGTTGGCAAAGAATGCTTGGGGATGGTAACCGGAATTAATCAGGCGATGATTCTGCCCAATCAGTTCTTCCCTAGAGTATTGGGAGAGTTCGCAAAACTTATCGTTGACATTGGTGATGGTTCCCCTAGCATCGGTGGTAGCCAAGATGGCGGCTCGGTCTATGGCAAATTTTACGTCGGATAAGTCTTTGACCAGCTGGCGTAATTCTTCCTCGGCTTGTTTCCGTTCTGTGATGTCACGGGTTACTTTGGAGAAGCCACACAGATTTCCAGACTCATTTCGTAATGCTGTAATCGCCGTACTTGCCCAAAACAAGGAACCATCTTTCCGTCGCCGCCAAGCATCCTCTACAAAATGACCTTCCCTCACGGCAATTAAGAGAGCTTGTTCGGGTTTATGGCGCTCAATATCCTCGGCTGTAAACAGAATCGAGTAATTGTGACCCAAAATTTCGGCGGGTTTATACCCTTTAATCCGTTCTGCTCCGCTGTTCCAGCTCACAATGTATCCCTGGGGGTCGAGCCGAAAAATAGCGTAGTCTTCCACGCCTTCCACGAGCAGACGGTAGCTCTCCTCACTTTCCCGCAAGGATGATGCGATCGCCTCAGTGCGCTGCATCGCACTCCGTCGTGTTTCGCTCAACCAACTAATCAGCACCCCTTCCGAGAGAAATATGCCGAGCCGAACTCCATTAGCCACACTCGTAATGTCTAGGCTAAACAAAGGTTGCACAAAGAAATAGCAGCCGATCAAAGCACTCAGAGCGGTTGCCAGCAAACCAGGCTTCAAGCCGCCATACCAGGCGCTGATCATCACTGGGATGATAAAGACTAAAAGGGGAGCATTTTCCTTCAGAAGGGGTGCAAGTAGAAAACGTAGTAGCAAGGCTAGCAGGCTTGCCAGCACAGCAACACCGTAACCTGACAGCAGCAAACGCTTAGCTTCCCGCATCTTCAATTATGTTCAGTCGCTACAAATTCATGTTAAGCACTGTGCGGGGTGAGTAGGGTATGCCGCGAGGAGCACGTCTCTGGTTATTTCCTCACGACATGTGAGGCTTCCATCTCCTGATCTAGCTAAAAACGGAGTCTGGGGGGCTATAGTACTGAACTATTGTCTTTGAAGGATGACGGGAGTAAAAACCTGATGAAAGTTCTAGTTACTGGAGTCGCTGGATTTATTGGCTATCACTTAGCCCAACGTTTATTAGCAGAGGGTATTGAGGTTTATGGCATCGATAATCTGAATGATTACTATGATGTCA
Encoded here:
- a CDS encoding PAS domain S-box protein produces the protein MREAKRLLLSGYGVAVLASLLALLLRFLLAPLLKENAPLLVFIIPVMISAWYGGLKPGLLATALSALIGCYFFVQPLFSLDITSVANGVRLGIFLSEGVLISWLSETRRSAMQRTEAIASSLRESEESYRLLVEGVEDYAIFRLDPQGYIVSWNSGAERIKGYKPAEILGHNYSILFTAEDIERHKPEQALLIAVREGHFVEDAWRRRKDGSLFWASTAITALRNESGNLCGFSKVTRDITERKQAEEELRQLVKDLSDVKFAIDRAAILATTDARGTITNVNDKFCELSQYSREELIGQNHRLINSGYHPQAFFANLWSTIKRGNVWHGEIKNRAKDGSYYWVDTTIVPFLDDAGKPFQYLAIRFDISDRKHAQEVLRRYAERLEALHEIDRAILRAESPQELARAALLRLHSVVPYEQAMVVLFRFQTQEAELLTRELNGELRGETVPISDLIPIEVSLEQASIRYIEDLSTLAPSPPLLERQLAEGKRSWLSISLIAEGDLIGELEVFARPVAAFTGEHQEIVTEVANQLAIAMQQARLREQLQNYAAELEQRVIERTTELQEANEALEVFVYSASHDLRAPLRGIQGLAQVLLEDYGELFDSEGQLYAQRLVISAQEMSALLQDLLEYSRLSRAEINLQRVNLGSIVATALTQIQTELQSQHAQVRVEIPSFEVMGHRATLIQVVTNLITNAIKFVPPDVQPQVRIWVEKTGFGEQGHQSLSEDENTTQLQPRDDNKTSPPDVRTPSRYTIRNDWVAPATAVSANIRLWLEDNGIGIEPRHQETIFQAFERLHGVESYPGTGMGLAIVRKGVERMGGRVGVESQPGEGSRFWIELPQAPSTV